The Candidatus Omnitrophota bacterium sequence ATTCACCGGCAGTAATCTTCCTGCCTGTCTCAATTATTTCCGGCTCTCCCCTACCTAACTCTTCATAATCGTAGAGCTCATAATTTCGCCTGTCTTTCAAAGCTCCGTCGGCATGGATCCCGGACTCATGTGCAAATGCATTTGCCCCAATCCCCGGCTGATTTATTGGAATTGGCACACCAAAAGCATAAGAAGCATATTTACATGTCTTCCATGCAGCTTTTAGATTTACATTTTCATCAAGGCAATACTCCGACATCCCATTGCCATATTTAATAGCTAAAATTACCGAAACTAAATCCGCGTTTCCCGCACGCTCACCCATCCCATTAACACAAGTATTAATATAAGCGTCGCACCCTGCATCATTAGCTGCCTTGGCCCCTGCTAAAGAATTAGCCACAACAAGGCCTAAATCATTATGACAATGAACCTCTATAGGCATTGAAACAGCCTCTGCTAAAACTTTTATCCTTTCATAGATTGAAAATGGAGTATCAGCTCCCAGGGTATCACAATAACGGATCCTGTCTGCCCCTGCTTCTTTTGCTGCAACAGCAAATTCTGTCAGATAATCCAATTTTGTCCTAGAAGCATCCTCGGCATTTACACCAATTGACTCAAGGCCAGAGTCGCGCCCTGTTTTAACTGCTTCCACCATTTCATTAATTACTGACTTATGGTCAAGCTTTCCTTTAAATTTATGGATAATCATCTGGTCAGAAGTAGACATAGACATATTCATATGCTTAATCTCTGGAACCATTTTAAAAGCAGTCTTGACATCTTCCTTGGTAGCACGAATCCATCCACTTAGCCTGATAGGAAACAAAGCTTTTGCTTTTACCAACTCCAGGTTGGCATTTAAATAATTTGTCTCGTGGCGCGTTACGGGAAAACCAAACTCAGACTGGAAAACGCCCATTTCATTAAAATACAAATTCAGCATCGTTTTTTGCAGCTTGGACAAACAGATACGCGAAGTTTGCACTCCGTCGCGGTTAGTTACGTCAATAAGATAAACCTTTGGTTTTTTCATATAATCACCTCTTTAATATTTTCTTTAACTCTTCTTTGGAAGGAACGCCCTTAGTGGCAAATATTTCCTGATTATCCATTAGATAAGCCGGGCCGAACATAGCCTGAATCTCTTTATTAAGCCCGATATTGTTTTTTAAAAGAACTGCTCCTTCTTGGCCTTTTGCGCAATTCTTAATTTTATTAACATCCAATCCTGCTGCGCAATCCTCCCACCAAGAACTTGAAATATTCTGCGCGCGGCAAGTTAAATAATCCCAGAATTTCTCCGGGTAATACTTCTGCACGCAAACAGCGCGCTCATACTCTTCAACCTCAAACCTCCCAGCTGCAGCATCAAACTGCCCATTATTATCAACCGCCAAAAAATGTATGTTAGGGCTAAATTCCTTAACTATTCCCAATAGTTTTTCTGTATCTTTATTATATAAACTTAAGAATAAATCAAGAGTGCCTTTTGTTTTCTTCCTTTCTAGAAAATAAGATACTCCGCTTGCCTGCGGCTTAAGCAAATAATACTCACCCCGGGCATCCAAATTAGCTTTAAACGCAGTAAAATTCTTATCATTTTCAATTTCTTTCCCAAACAGATAAGCCGGCAAGCCAGAAATTACATATTGCTTTATCATATCAAGCGATCTCTTATCATCCGGATAATTAACGTAAGTTACGGCTAACCCGGGAAAATACCTTTTTAAAGACTCCACAACAGGCGCAGGATTACATGTAACACAGGCCTTGCTGGTTATAACCGTTAACTTAAGCTTAGCCGGCTGTGAAAAACTACAACTGGCATTAAGGGTTCCTGCGTTATTACAAACACCAATCATTCCTTCTTTTTTACAATTAGAATCGGAAAAACATTTCGGCAATATTGAAAGAATCTCTTTATCGTAGGAGATTTTATCGGATAACCTGATATTCTCAACTTTAAAATCCGAAATCTTTTTATTATTAAAAGAAAATGTCATCTTGCTTAACTTGCGCCCCTGCCAGATGGGGTAAGTAATGAAACAACCATCAATATTTTCAAAAACAGGTTCTTCTTTAGGCCGGGAGCTGCCCATGATAAGGATATCAACCCCTTTTACTTCTTTTATTAAATTTAAATCCTCCAGCTCATTCTGCTGGCTTAAGAGCAAAATCACATCCACGCCTTTTTTTCTTAATTCCGATATAGCGCCTGTTAATGCGGATTTCGGCTCAACAAATTTTAACCCTTCTGCCTTTTGCCTCGCATAGATGGAGATTAAACCAACAATACCTATCTTTACCCCTGAAACATCCTTAATAATATAAGGAAGGATCTTATCGTTTTCAATATTGCAGGATAAAAGAGGTAAACCACTATTCGCTATATTATCTTGGAAGAACTCTCTACCAAAATTAAATTCTTCATCCCCTACTGCAACAGCATCATACTTCATTAACTGCATTGCTTTTATGGCAACCTTGGTTCTATCTTTATCTAGCTGCGTATTCAAAGAATACTCGTCGAGCTGGCCTGAACCCGTAAACCCTCCAGAATCAACGAGCAGAGCCTCAGGATATTGCTTCTTTAATTGCTTAATAAGCGTTGCTCTTCTTGCCACGCCGCCATCCGGCTCCTTAGGACAACTGCAAGGATAAAGCATGGCATGCGTATCTCCGGTAAACAATACCGTGATTTCTTTGGCAAAGCAATTAGATGCAAAAACCAAAACACAAAAAGCAAAAATTAGATTTGGAATTAAGAATTTTAATTTTTGAACTATACTCTTGCCTTTTGTATTTTTAATTCTCATGTCTTTATCACCCTCACAGTCAGAATATTCTCTAATTTTCTTATCTTATCCTGTATTTCCGGTGAAACCGCACTATCAACATTTAATATGCTAACCGCCTTCCCTCCCGGCTCATCCCTGCCAAAGGTCATTGCCGCAATATTGATATTGTGTTTACCTAAAAGCGTGCCTAAATTTCCTATAAGCCCGGGCCTGTCCCAATTTTGTATGAAAATCATCTCTCCTACGGGATAAAGCTCAACATAATATTCATCAATTTTTACGACTCTCGCTTGCTTATTAGCAGAAAGCGTCCCGGATATTTTCTTGACCTCTTTATCTGTTTTGATCTCTAACTGGATAAGGTTAACAAATTCGGTTTCCTTGGAAATCTTTGATTCTTTAATCTTAATGCCTCTTTCTTTGGCAAGCGAAACAGCATTAACAAAATTGACTGTTTCCTGCATAATAGGAGAAAGGACGCCTTTTACCAATGCCATAGTAAGAGGGCTTAAATCATACTGGATAATTTCTCCGCCATAATTTATATTTATTTCCTGGAAACGGCCTTCCGTCAATTGACTGGTAAACATCCCTAATTTCTCAGCTAAATTTATATATGGATCAAGCAATTTGCAAACTTCAGCCTCAATACAAGGGTAATTTGCCGCGTTACGTATTCCTTTACCTAATAATGCATCGCGCACTATTTCAGCTACTTCAATTGCCACGTTAACCTGCGCTTCCTCAGTAGAAGCTCCCAAATGCGGAGTAACGACAACGCTATCTAGTTTCAAAAACTCACTATCCGGAGAAACGGGCTCCTGTTCAAAGACATCAATTGCTGCCCCCGCAACTTTACCTTCCTTAATAGCTTTGGCTAAAGCAACTTCATCAATAATCCCGCCTCTTGCGCAATTAATAACGCGTACCCCTTTTTTCATCAAAGCAAATTCTTTATCAGAAATCATATGCTTGGTCTCATCCGTCAAAGGAGTATGTACGGTGATATAATCCGAACGTTCAAATAATTCTTTTAATTCAACTACTTCTATTCCTAAATTCTCTGCAACTTCCTTGGAAAGAAACGGGTCGTAAGCTAATATTTTCATTCCAAAAGAAAGAGACCTTTTGGCTACTTCTCTTCCTATTCTGCCAAAACCAACCACACCAAGCGATTTACCATAAAGCTCAACACCCATGAATTTTGAACGCTTCCATTCGCCCTTTTTCATAGAGGCATTTGCCTGGGGGATATTCCTGGAAAGCGCCAGGATCATACTCATGGTAAGTTCTGCAGTAGACATGGTATTTCCCGAAGGAGTATTCATTACAATCACACCCTTCTGTGTCGCAGCATCCAAGTCAACATTATCAAGCCCGACGCCAGCCCGACCAATTGCTTTTAATTTGAGAGCAGCCTCAACTATATCCTTGGTAACTTTAGTTGCACTTCTTACAATAAGCGCATCATAATCTCTAATTACTTCTCTAAGGGCATCGGGTTTAAGGTCAGTCTTAACATCAACCTGAAATTCTTTTACATCCTTAAGAATCTTTACTCCTTCTTCAGATAAAGCATCACTAATAAGTATTTTGTACATCTTAAAATTCCTCCGATTCAATTACATTTAGCTCAAGAATATTTCCTGAGCCGCTTTAACACCAGCACCCAAATCAAATTTATATCCCATCTTGTTTAATACTTTCTCTAAACAAGAAATCCCGACGATAATGTCAAATTCTTCAATAAATCCCATGTGGGCGAAACGAAATACTTTCCCTTTTAACTCAGCCTGGCCTCCGGCAATAGTTACCTTATAGGTATCCCTCATGGTTTTAACCAATTTCTCTCCGTCTATCCCCTGCGGGACTTTAACTGAAGTTACGACGTCACTAGCAGCTGTTGGAGCAAATAATTCCAACCCCAAAGCTTTCATCGCAGCTCTCGTTGCATCTGCCATTTTTTTGTGGCGAGCGAAAATATTCTCCAATCCGTCTTCACGCATGATTTTTATCGCCTCAGCCAAAGCAATCACCAGAGAAATCGCCGGAGTAAAAGGCGTATCAGTGCTCTCCCATGCTTTTTTTGCTTTATTTAAATTAAAGTAATACTTTGGGCATTTAGAAACAGCTACCTTTTCCCAAGCTTTTTTGCTTACTGAAATAAAAGCTAAGCCCGGAGGAAGCATTAACCCTTTTTGCGAACCCGAAACACAAACATCCACATTCCAGGCGTCTGTCTTTAAATCAATAGCGCCCAAACCGCTGATTGCATCAACAACTAAAACACTATCGGAGTTCTTCACGACCTTACCAATAGCTTCTATATCATTGGCTACACCGGTAGAGGTTTCACAAAGAGTGGTAAAAACAGCTTTTATCTTTGGGTTAGCCTTTAACCTCTTTTCAATCTCTTGAGCACTAACTGCTTTACCCCATTCCACATCTATAACTTCCGCGTTAATACCATAGGCTTTGCAGATTTCCGTCCATCTCTCGCCGAACTTTCCTCCTTGCACAACCAATGCGGAATCTCCGGATGACAAAAGATTTACAACTGCCGTCTCCATTGCGCCGGTTCCCGAAGAAGTCAATATATATACATCTCCCGTAGTTTGAAAAACATATTTTAAACCCTCACCAACTTCTTTTAGTATCGCCTGAAATTGCGGGGTTCTGTGGTGGATAATCGGTTTTGCCTGCGCTTCACATACCTCAGGAGGCAGTGGGGTAGGCCCTGGTGTCAATAAATAGTTCTTTCTCATTGATATCCTCTCTCTAGTTTTAATTAATTAGGTTTAACTTTTCTTTTTTCCGGGGACAATTACTTCATCAACTAATCCATAATCTTTTGCTTCTTGTGCCGACATAAAATAATCCCTGTCGGTATCTTTAACGAGCCTATCTAACGGCTGGTTTGTATGGTTGGCTAAGATTTCATTAAGCCTATCACGCATCTTTAAAATTTCTTTAGCATGACGCGATATATCCTCCGCTGCTCCCTGAACTCCACCCCAAGGTTGATGGATCATAATCCTTGAATTTGGGAGAGTGTGGCGTTTGCCTTTTGCGCCTGCGCATAGAAGTAACGCGCCCATGCTGGACGCCTGCCCTATGCAATAAGTAGCTACATCGCATTTTACAAACTGCATAGTATCATATATTGCAAGGCCGCTTGTTACTGAGCCGCCCGGAGAATTAATATAAATATTTATATCTTTATTGACATCTTCCATCTGAAGAAATAGCATCTGTGCGATAATAAGATTCGCCACATAGTCATCAATAGGGGTGCCGATAAAGATTATCCTGTCTTTTAATAGGCGAGAATAAATATCGTAAGCCCTCTCGTAACCACGCGAGGTTTGTTCAATTACCATAGGAACTAATACTTGCGCTTTTTCATTCATTTTAACCTCCCTGTCTGTCATTCCCGCGAAAGCGGGAATCTACGCTATTAAGTGGATCCCTGCTTCCGCAGGGATGACATTATCCCTCTAAAACCTTCCAATCAGCTTCTTTAAACAACAACTCAATAACGTGATGCGGCATATGATCATCATTTGCAATATTTTCTTTTTTTGCTATCTCTGCTAAAACCAGATAAACCTGAACCTGGCGCCTTGCTTCCGGCTCAAGGTTCTTCCTTAAATTATCTTCCTCTTTCTCTATTTTTTCACGAGGGATGCCCTTCATGGCAAAATCAATCTTTGTCTGCCTTAACAAATCTTCCAATTGCCTGCTGACTAATGTTTCAGGAATCTTAAAATCAAGGTCCTTAAGCACGCTATCTATAAGCCCTGTCTCTATCTTTTGGCGTTGTTCATTCTGTTTCTGCAGGAATAATTGTTTTTCTATGGTACTTTCTAATTCCGCTAAGCTTGGGTATCCTAAACTACGCGCAAAATTATCATCAACAGCATCAACTTTGTGCGATTCTTTCAATGAATCCAAATAGCGTTTTATATCATCAGCCGAAACAGCTGATTTCTTATATTCAATCTTAATGCCTTTATATTTCTTAACGTTAATCTCCGGCATTACTTCAACCGTTGCCTTAAAAACCAAAGATTCCCTTTCTAATTTCACATCTGTTATATTCGGCATGTCTATAACAGAAATTGATTCATTCTTCACTGCCTGGTCGTATAATTCAGGAACGAGCTCTTTTAACACCTGCTCATTTGCATGCCCAAGGAATTTCTTCTCAAGCATATCCTGAGGCACATGCCCGGGCCTAAACCCCGGAACCTTTGCTTCCTGGCCGATTTTTTTAAATACCTCATCAAACTTATTTTTTACTATTTCACCGCTTACTTCAATATTAATTTCAACTTTCCCGCCTTCCAACTTCTTGACTTCTGTTTTCATGACTTTCCTTTCTTTGAACCTAGAGGAAGCAAAAGCTATTATAAGTTTATCTTGATAACCTTTATCAATTCAACTCTTTGACTCTGCAACTTTAGGTTACACTTTTTTTATTGTTTTTACATCCTGAACTTCTCACCCAAATACACTGAACGCGCCTGAGGATTATTAATAAGCTCAGTTGCAGAACCAGAGATAAGTATCTTTCCGTCTGCAATCAGATATGCTCTATCAGTTATTGAAAGAGTTTCTCTTACATTGTGATCCGTTAATAAAATCCCAAGCCCTTTTTCTTTTAGTTCTTTTATAATCTCCTGCGCTTCGGAAACAACAATCGGGTCAATTCCTGAAAATGGTTCGTCCAAAAGGATAAAAGACGGATTTGTTACCAAAGCACGAGTAATCTCCAAGCGCCTTCTTTCTCCTCCTGATAATGTATAAGCCTTATTTTTTGCAAGATGAGCGATGTTTAACTCTTCAAGCAGGCTTTCCAGCCGGCGCTTCCTTTCAGGCTTGTTAATCGGAAGTGTTTCCAATATCGCCATAATATTCTCGCTTACAGTAAGCTTGCGGAAAATAGAAGGCTCCTGTGCAAGATATCCTATGCCATAACGGGCACGATCATGAATAGGTAAATTAGTAATATCATAATTATCAAAGATAATCTTCCCTCTATTCGGGGGAATAATGCCTACAACCATATAGAAAGTTGTGGTTTTCCCTGCTCCATTCGGGCCCAACAAACCAACTATCTCTCCACGCTTAACTAAAATATCAACACCCTTGACTACTTCCCTACCGTCGTAGGACTTGGCTAATCCTTTAATTTCCAAAAGATGCATTGCCCATGCCCTCCGAAGAATATAAGATTAATTTTGGCCTTCCGGTCAACACAAGCTTCCTGTCGGTTGCACTATAAATTGCCTCCTGGCTATAAGAAACATTTTCACCTCTTACAACCTTGACGTTGCCACGGGCAATTATTTTATCAATCTTACTGTTCATAACACTCGCATTTTCCGGATTTTTATCAGAAGCTTCTTTTACTTCCTTTTTCTTTTCATCTTTTCCTGATGAAAGAAAATAAATATCCATTCTATCAGCAAAGATCGTTGAATCTTCCCTCTCAACCTTAACATTATTATTAAAAATAGCTATATTCTTTTCATAATCTATTTCCAATGGGCCGTCACAATTGATAGTAATTTTCTCTTTTACGTCGGATCCCTTGCCTTTTTCTGCAGGAAGAATGTCAACTTGAACATCCTTTTCTAAAGCTACCTTCTTAAGGCTCGGCTCGCCTTTTGCGCCTTTGGCTACCGTAATCATATTATCTCTTTTAATATTCACAACATCCGGAGTGGAGACTTGCTGGTTTTTCCTATCCCAATCAAGAGAATCGGTAGTCATCTTGGTTCCGGTAGTAGTCGTGATAACTACGTTATCTTCCAAATGCACCTTCCCGTCAGCTTTATTAAAATCCCCTTTATCAGCGGTTAACTTGATATCTTCCTCTTTTCCATAGAGATTCCCCGTTACGTCATTAAGTTTTACATTTTGATCAAAGATATCGGCGGTCTTGCCGGCAATATCCCATGATTTTTTGCCTCTTTCTCCATAGCCTGCGATAGAAAAATCATTAATCTGCTGGTCAGAGGCCTGATTAGCAGTTTCATTAGCAGGGCTATTCTTTTTTTCTGCGCAGAATGCAAAATTTGAAATATTTAAAAAGATGACTATTAATAAAAACTTTTTAGATATCATAGATTTTAAGAATCTCCTCCCACTTATTCTGCGCTTTGAGTATAAGCTCTGCAATCTCGCGCACCGCACCTCTACCCCCTGACCTTAATGTAATATAGGAAGCTGCTAACTTGATTTCGGCAGCGGCGTTAAAAACTGCAATTGGAAACCCCACCCTCTTCATAAGGCAAAGGTCAACCAAATCATCCCCGGCAAAACAAACCTGCTCTAAACTAACCGCATATTTTTTTAGAATCTTATCAAGAACTTTTGTTTTCGGCGAAACATCCTCAAAAACTTCCGCAACCTTCATATCGCGTGCTCGCGGCTTGATTGCCCGAGACCCCTTAGCAGTAATTAAAATGGTTTTAATCCCTGCTTTGTATAACGCGTATACCCCCATCCCGTCATGCACATCAAAAAACTTCATATCACGGCCATGGGAATCGTAGATTATCCTTCCGTCCGTTAAGACTCCATCAACATCCAAAAGCAGAAGTTTAATGTTCTTTAGTTTTGCTAAAACTGACTGATCTATTCTTAAAACCATTTTCTTTTACTTATGCAAGCCCTGCTCTTAAAAGATCCTGTACATCAAGAAGTCCGACTGGGCGCATTAAATTATCCACCACAGGGACCTCATCAATTTTCTTGCTCTGCATTATCCGCATTGCCTCAACAGCCAGCATTTCTTTATTTACAACAGTTGGATTCTTAGTCATTACATCTTTAATTAATCTCTTTGGCAAACCCTCATCAATTTCCAAATGCCGCCTCAAATCCCCGTCTGTAAAGATCCCTTTGAGTTTTCCTGTTTTATCTACAACAGCCGCAGAGCCTGCCCGGGCATGAGTAATTTTCATCAAAACCTCGGAAACTTTCTTTTCTTCGCTTACAACCGGGTTTGCCGGCCCTTTACGCATAATATCTTCTACTTTCAAAAGCAAACGCCTGCCTAAAATCCCTCCGGGATGAAAAAAAGCAAAATCTTTTTCTTTAAAACCCTTTAATTCCAAAAGGCAAACTGCCAATGCATCTGTCAAAGCAAGGGTGGCGGTAGTGGAAGCAGTCGGCGCAAGGCCTAATGGACAAGCCTCTTTTTTTACTGAAGCGTCCAACGATACGTCGCTATATTTAGCTAACAAGGATTTTGGGTTCCCTGTTAAAGAAATTATTTTAGCGCCTATTTTCTTTAGAATTGGCAATAGCTGCTTCATTTCATCGCCAATACCGCTATTAGAAATTATAACTACTATATCTTCTGGGGTAACCTTTCCCAAATCGCCATGGATTGCTTCGGCAGTATGCAAAAACAGGCTGGGTGTCCCTGTTGAAGCTAAAGTAGCGGAGAATTTCTGGGCAATAATCCCGGTTTTTCCCATCCCGCTGACAACTACCCTGCCTTTTGATTTTAAAATCAAATTTACTGCCTTCTCAAAATCCGGGCCAATCTTCGGCTTTAAAGCCCTTATTGCCTCTGCCTCAATATCTAAAACTTCTTTTGCCCTTTTAATTATATTTTTTTTCATAGCCATTTATTTCAATGCTTTTTCTATTTTCTTAACCTGTGCCAATAAAATCTCCAGTGTCTTTAAATTTATCATATTCGATCCGTCGCAAGGAGCTTTGTCCGGATCAGGATGCACTTCTAAAAATAAAGCGTCAATACCAAAAGCAACTGCCGCGCGTGCCAAGGCTTCAACAAATTCTCTCTGGCCTCCTGAAGATTTTCCTTTTCCTCCGGGCAGCTGGACACTATGTGTTGCATCATATACAACCGGATAGCCAAATTCACGCATTATCTTAAGGCTCCTAAAATCAGAAACGAGATTATTGTAACCAAAGCTAACTCCCCGCTCGGTAATCAATATAGAACTATTTCCCGCCTTCTCCACCTTCTTTATTATCGGCAAAATATCCCAAGGAGCCAAAAACTGCCCTTTCTTGATATTGATGACTTTGCCTGTCCGGGCAGCAGCAACGACAATA is a genomic window containing:
- the serA gene encoding phosphoglycerate dehydrogenase, producing MYKILISDALSEEGVKILKDVKEFQVDVKTDLKPDALREVIRDYDALIVRSATKVTKDIVEAALKLKAIGRAGVGLDNVDLDAATQKGVIVMNTPSGNTMSTAELTMSMILALSRNIPQANASMKKGEWKRSKFMGVELYGKSLGVVGFGRIGREVAKRSLSFGMKILAYDPFLSKEVAENLGIEVVELKELFERSDYITVHTPLTDETKHMISDKEFALMKKGVRVINCARGGIIDEVALAKAIKEGKVAGAAIDVFEQEPVSPDSEFLKLDSVVVTPHLGASTEEAQVNVAIEVAEIVRDALLGKGIRNAANYPCIEAEVCKLLDPYINLAEKLGMFTSQLTEGRFQEININYGGEIIQYDLSPLTMALVKGVLSPIMQETVNFVNAVSLAKERGIKIKESKISKETEFVNLIQLEIKTDKEVKKISGTLSANKQARVVKIDEYYVELYPVGEMIFIQNWDRPGLIGNLGTLLGKHNINIAAMTFGRDEPGGKAVSILNVDSAVSPEIQDKIRKLENILTVRVIKT
- the lptC gene encoding LPS export ABC transporter periplasmic protein LptC yields the protein MISKKFLLIVIFLNISNFAFCAEKKNSPANETANQASDQQINDFSIAGYGERGKKSWDIAGKTADIFDQNVKLNDVTGNLYGKEEDIKLTADKGDFNKADGKVHLEDNVVITTTTGTKMTTDSLDWDRKNQQVSTPDVVNIKRDNMITVAKGAKGEPSLKKVALEKDVQVDILPAEKGKGSDVKEKITINCDGPLEIDYEKNIAIFNNNVKVEREDSTIFADRMDIYFLSSGKDEKKKEVKEASDKNPENASVMNSKIDKIIARGNVKVVRGENVSYSQEAIYSATDRKLVLTGRPKLILYSSEGMGNASFGN
- a CDS encoding HAD-IIIA family hydrolase → MVLRIDQSVLAKLKNIKLLLLDVDGVLTDGRIIYDSHGRDMKFFDVHDGMGVYALYKAGIKTILITAKGSRAIKPRARDMKVAEVFEDVSPKTKVLDKILKKYAVSLEQVCFAGDDLVDLCLMKRVGFPIAVFNAAAEIKLAASYITLRSGGRGAVREIAELILKAQNKWEEILKIYDI
- the lptB gene encoding LPS export ABC transporter ATP-binding protein, which codes for MHLLEIKGLAKSYDGREVVKGVDILVKRGEIVGLLGPNGAGKTTTFYMVVGIIPPNRGKIIFDNYDITNLPIHDRARYGIGYLAQEPSIFRKLTVSENIMAILETLPINKPERKRRLESLLEELNIAHLAKNKAYTLSGGERRRLEITRALVTNPSFILLDEPFSGIDPIVVSEAQEIIKELKEKGLGILLTDHNVRETLSITDRAYLIADGKILISGSATELINNPQARSVYLGEKFRM
- a CDS encoding homocitrate synthase translates to MKKPKVYLIDVTNRDGVQTSRICLSKLQKTMLNLYFNEMGVFQSEFGFPVTRHETNYLNANLELVKAKALFPIRLSGWIRATKEDVKTAFKMVPEIKHMNMSMSTSDQMIIHKFKGKLDHKSVINEMVEAVKTGRDSGLESIGVNAEDASRTKLDYLTEFAVAAKEAGADRIRYCDTLGADTPFSIYERIKVLAEAVSMPIEVHCHNDLGLVVANSLAGAKAANDAGCDAYINTCVNGMGERAGNADLVSVILAIKYGNGMSEYCLDENVNLKAAWKTCKYASYAFGVPIPINQPGIGANAFAHESGIHADGALKDRRNYELYDYEELGRGEPEIIETGRKITAGEYSGIKGFRNVYEKLELEFQNDAEATKVLELVRYANVHNQKPLVDDELKFIAKYPEVAKKIFTMNP
- a CDS encoding alanine--glyoxylate aminotransferase family protein encodes the protein MRKNYLLTPGPTPLPPEVCEAQAKPIIHHRTPQFQAILKEVGEGLKYVFQTTGDVYILTSSGTGAMETAVVNLLSSGDSALVVQGGKFGERWTEICKAYGINAEVIDVEWGKAVSAQEIEKRLKANPKIKAVFTTLCETSTGVANDIEAIGKVVKNSDSVLVVDAISGLGAIDLKTDAWNVDVCVSGSQKGLMLPPGLAFISVSKKAWEKVAVSKCPKYYFNLNKAKKAWESTDTPFTPAISLVIALAEAIKIMREDGLENIFARHKKMADATRAAMKALGLELFAPTAASDVVTSVKVPQGIDGEKLVKTMRDTYKVTIAGGQAELKGKVFRFAHMGFIEEFDIIVGISCLEKVLNKMGYKFDLGAGVKAAQEIFLS
- the kdsA gene encoding 3-deoxy-8-phosphooctulonate synthase; the protein is MNTKQIKVGNIKIGGKNPLVLIAGPCVIESEEHCFETAKKIKKIAEGSNVPFIFKSSFDKANRLSCESYRGPGLKSGLNVLAKVKRELGLPILSDVHCQREISEAASVLDIIQIPALLCRQTDIVVAAARTGKVINIKKGQFLAPWDILPIIKKVEKAGNSSILITERGVSFGYNNLVSDFRSLKIMREFGYPVVYDATHSVQLPGGKGKSSGGQREFVEALARAAVAFGIDALFLEVHPDPDKAPCDGSNMINLKTLEILLAQVKKIEKALK
- a CDS encoding KpsF/GutQ family sugar-phosphate isomerase, whose amino-acid sequence is MAMKKNIIKRAKEVLDIEAEAIRALKPKIGPDFEKAVNLILKSKGRVVVSGMGKTGIIAQKFSATLASTGTPSLFLHTAEAIHGDLGKVTPEDIVVIISNSGIGDEMKQLLPILKKIGAKIISLTGNPKSLLAKYSDVSLDASVKKEACPLGLAPTASTTATLALTDALAVCLLELKGFKEKDFAFFHPGGILGRRLLLKVEDIMRKGPANPVVSEEKKVSEVLMKITHARAGSAAVVDKTGKLKGIFTDGDLRRHLEIDEGLPKRLIKDVMTKNPTVVNKEMLAVEAMRIMQSKKIDEVPVVDNLMRPVGLLDVQDLLRAGLA
- the clpP gene encoding ATP-dependent Clp endopeptidase proteolytic subunit ClpP, whose amino-acid sequence is MNEKAQVLVPMVIEQTSRGYERAYDIYSRLLKDRIIFIGTPIDDYVANLIIAQMLFLQMEDVNKDINIYINSPGGSVTSGLAIYDTMQFVKCDVATYCIGQASSMGALLLCAGAKGKRHTLPNSRIMIHQPWGGVQGAAEDISRHAKEILKMRDRLNEILANHTNQPLDRLVKDTDRDYFMSAQEAKDYGLVDEVIVPGKKKS
- a CDS encoding trigger factor is translated as MKTEVKKLEGGKVEINIEVSGEIVKNKFDEVFKKIGQEAKVPGFRPGHVPQDMLEKKFLGHANEQVLKELVPELYDQAVKNESISVIDMPNITDVKLERESLVFKATVEVMPEINVKKYKGIKIEYKKSAVSADDIKRYLDSLKESHKVDAVDDNFARSLGYPSLAELESTIEKQLFLQKQNEQRQKIETGLIDSVLKDLDFKIPETLVSRQLEDLLRQTKIDFAMKGIPREKIEKEEDNLRKNLEPEARRQVQVYLVLAEIAKKENIANDDHMPHHVIELLFKEADWKVLEG